The Oceanispirochaeta sp. M1 genome includes a window with the following:
- the corA gene encoding magnesium/cobalt transporter CorA has protein sequence MARFYKKRNVSFGKKPGEAVYIGNKSNETPYVTWISFDVNNIERFDELSNFSEISLKPDKINWLSVHGLSDVNFLSDMKLKYDIPSLVIADLMNTGLRPKISIWDEGLFLSMKSLESPEDSIQTNSEQVSFLLLENCLITFQETKLDHFKTIHERLDQKFGKVRGKTADYLLYSHMDCLVDQYISVVQNLAEQIETLCLEFRETPGKQTILAANILNRELLYLRKTINPVREMIKRLFETENQSIQKSTKPYISDLYSSVIQLSETIDIYKDILSSEMDTYTVMLNNKLNEIMKLMAIVSVIFLPMTLITGIYGTNFDFIPELGMKFGYLYLWAILLSISSVLVLYFKKKKWL, from the coding sequence ATGGCACGATTTTATAAAAAGAGAAATGTATCTTTTGGCAAAAAGCCTGGAGAAGCTGTTTATATCGGAAACAAATCGAATGAAACACCATATGTTACATGGATATCTTTTGATGTAAATAATATTGAAAGGTTTGATGAGCTGAGTAACTTTTCGGAGATCAGCTTAAAGCCAGATAAAATTAACTGGCTTAGTGTTCATGGACTTTCTGATGTTAACTTTTTAAGTGATATGAAGCTAAAGTATGATATCCCATCCCTTGTCATTGCAGATCTAATGAACACAGGTTTAAGACCTAAAATCTCTATATGGGATGAAGGGCTATTTTTATCAATGAAAAGCCTTGAATCTCCTGAAGACTCAATACAGACGAACTCTGAGCAGGTGAGTTTTCTTTTATTAGAGAACTGTCTCATAACATTTCAGGAAACAAAGTTAGATCATTTTAAGACTATCCATGAAAGGCTGGATCAAAAATTCGGTAAAGTAAGGGGGAAAACGGCTGATTATCTTCTGTACTCCCATATGGACTGCCTTGTGGATCAGTATATTTCGGTGGTCCAGAATTTGGCAGAACAAATTGAAACGCTCTGTCTGGAATTCAGAGAGACACCAGGGAAACAGACTATCCTGGCAGCAAATATTCTTAATCGGGAGTTGTTATACCTCAGGAAAACAATAAACCCTGTCAGAGAAATGATAAAAAGATTGTTTGAAACGGAAAATCAGAGTATTCAAAAATCAACAAAACCCTATATCTCTGATCTGTACTCAAGTGTTATTCAGTTATCTGAAACTATTGATATCTATAAAGATATTCTCTCCTCTGAAATGGATACATATACAGTTATGCTGAATAATAAACTGAATGAAATAATGAAGCTTATGGCGATAGTTTCGGTAATCTTTCTACCTATGACCTTAATTACCGGGATATATGGTACCAATTTTGACTTTATACCAGAATTGGGAATGAAATTCGGATATTTATATCTTTGGGCTATTCTACTTTCTATTTCTTCAGTTCTCGTTCTATATTTTAAAAAAAAGAAGTGGCTATAA